In one Castor canadensis chromosome 15, mCasCan1.hap1v2, whole genome shotgun sequence genomic region, the following are encoded:
- the Mtss2 gene encoding protein MTSS 2 isoform X1, whose amino-acid sequence METAEKECGALGGLFQAIVNDMKSSYPIWEDFNSKATKLHSQLRTTVLAAVAFLDAFQKVADMATNTRGATRDIGSALTRMCMRHRSIETKLRQFTNALLESLINPLQERIEDWKKSANQLDKDHAKEYKRARHEIKKKSSDTLKLQKKARKGKGDLQPQLDSALQDVNDMYLLLEETEKQAVRRALIEERGRFCTFITFLQPVVNGELTMLGEITHLQGIIDDLVVLTAEPHKLPPASEQVIKDLKGSDYSWSYQTPPSSPSSSSSRKSSMCSAPSSSAKGGGAPWPGGAQTYSPSSTCRYRSLAQPTATSATRLSSVSSHDSGFVSQDATYSKPPSPMPSDITSQKSSSSASSEASETCQSVSECSSPTSEWTKAGPHEQPSGTTLQRRKDRVELLRDAEPGPASGGALGSSGEEAPRARMSPATIAAKHGEEVSPAASDLAMVLTRGLSLEHQKSSRDSLQYSSGYSTQTTTPSCSEDTIPSQGSDYDCYSVNGDADSEGPPEFDKSSTIPRNSNIAQNYRRLIQTKRPASTAGLPTTGLPTATGLPSGAPPGVATIRRTPSTKPTVRRALSSAGPIPIRPPIVPVKTPTVPDSPGYVGPTRAGSEECVFYTDEAASPLAPDLTKASPKRLSLPNTAWGSPSPEGASYPGAGTGLAAEDDDEQQLAANRHSLVEKLGELVAGAHALGEGQFPFPTALSATTTEETPTPPPAATSDPPAEDMLVAIRRGVRLRRTVTNDRSAPRIL is encoded by the exons AGCTCCTACCCGATCTGGGAGGACTTCAACTCCAAGGCCACGAAACTACATTCCCAGCTGAG GACCACTGTGCTGGCTGCTGTAGCCTTCCTAGATGCCTTCCAGAAAGTAGCTGATATGGCCACCAACACTCGAG GGGCCACGCGGGACATTGGCTCCGCGCTCACTCGCATGTGCATGCGCCACCGCAGCATCGAGACCAAACTGCGGCAATTCACCAA CGCGCTGCTGGAGAGCCTCATCAACCCACTGCAGGAGCGCATCGAGGACTGGAAGAAGTCTGCCAACCAACTGGACAAGGACCACGCGAAAG AGTACAAACGAGCCAGGCACGAGATCAAGAAGAAATCATCGGACACGCTGAAGCTACAAAAGAAAGCACGCAAAG gGAAAGGAGACCTGCAGCCCCAGCTGGACAGTGCCCTACAGGACGTCAATGATATGTACCTGCTGCTGGAGGAGACGGAGAAGCAGGCAGTGCGCCGGGCCCTGATTGAAGAACGGGGCCGCTTCTGTACCTTCATCACCTTCCTGCAGCCTGTGGTG AACGGCGAGTTGACCATGCTGGGCGAGATCACCCACCTGCAGGGCATCATTGACGATCTGGTGGTGCTGACTGCGGAACCCCACAAGCTGCCTCCCGCCAGTGAACAG GTGATCAAAGACCTGAAGGGCTCAGATTACAGCTGGTCCTACCAGACCCCACCCTCATCACCCAGTAGCTCCAGTTCCCGGAAGTCCAGCATGTGCAG TGCCCCCAGCAGCAGTGCCAAGGGTGGCGGAGCCCCATGGCCTGGGGGTGCCCAAACATACTCACCCAGTTCCACCTGTCGCTACCGCAGCCTGGCACAGCCAACCGCCACCTCCGCCACCCGCCTCTCCAGCGTCTCATCCCACGACTCTGGCTTCGTCTCCCAAGATGCCACCTACTCCAAGCCCCCCTCGCCCATGCCTTCAGACATCACCAGCCAG AAGTCCTCCAGCTCTGCGTCCTCCGAGGCCTCGGAAACCTGCCAGTCCGTTAGCGAATGCAGCTCCCCGACCTCG GAGTGGACCAAGGCCGGCCCCCACGAGCAGCCCTCAGGCACCACCTTGCAACGGAGGAAAGACCGAGTGGAACTCCTCCGGGACGCGGAGCCAGGCCCTGCCAGTGGAGGGGCACTGGGCTCCAGTGGGGAGGAGGCACCACGAGCCCGGATGTCCCCTGCCACCATTGCAGCCAAG CACGGTGAGGAGGTGTCCCCTGCGGCCAGTGACCTGGCCATGGTGTTGACCCGTGGCCTGAGCCTGGAGCACCAGAAGAGCAGCCGGGACTCTCTGCAGTACTCCAGCGGCTACAGCACACAGACCACCACGCCCTCATGCTCCGAGGACACCATCCCCTCCCAAG GCTCCGACTATGACTGCTACTCCGTGAACGGGGATGCAGACAGCGAGGGCCCCCCTGAGTTTGACAAGTCATCCACCATCCCTCGCAACAGCAACATCGCCCAGAACTACCGCCGCCTGATCCAAACCAAGCGCCCGGCATCCACCGCCGGGCTGCCCACCACAGGGCTACCCACAGCCACAGGCCTGCCCTCGGGCGCACCCCCCGGCGTGGCCACCATCCGCCGCACACCCTCCACCAAGCCCACCGTGCGCCGCGCCCTGTCCAGCGCTGGCCCCATCCCCATCCGGCCACCCATCGTCCCTGTGAAGACGCCCACGGTGCCTGACTCCCCTGGCTATGTGGGGCCCACGCGGGCAGGCAGTGAGGAGTGTGTCTTCTACACAGATGAGGCAGCCTCTCCCCTGGCACCGGACCTCACCAAGGCCTCCCCAAAGAGGCTCAGCCTGCCCAATACAGCCTGGGGCAGCCCATCCCCAGAGGGAGCCAGCTACCCTGGGGCAGGGACCGGGCTGGCAGCTGAGGACGACGACGAGCAGCAGTTGGCTGCCAACAGGCACAGCCTTGTGGAGAAGCTTGGAGAGCTGGTGGCTGGTGCCCATGCCCTGGGTGAGGGCCAGTTCCCCTTCCCCACCGCCCTGTCAGCCACCACCACGGAGGAGACGCCCACCCCACCTCCTGCCGCCACAAGCGATCCCCCAGCTGAAGACATGCTGGTGGCCATCCGTCGCGGGGTCCGGCTCCGCAGGACCGTCACCAACGACAGGTCGGCACCCCGCATCTTGTGA
- the Mtss2 gene encoding protein MTSS 2 isoform X2, giving the protein METAEKECGALGGLFQAIVNDMKSSYPIWEDFNSKATKLHSQLRTTVLAAVAFLDAFQKVADMATNTRGATRDIGSALTRMCMRHRSIETKLRQFTNALLESLINPLQERIEDWKKSANQLDKDHAKEYKRARHEIKKKSSDTLKLQKKARKGKGDLQPQLDSALQDVNDMYLLLEETEKQAVRRALIEERGRFCTFITFLQPVVNGELTMLGEITHLQGIIDDLVVLTAEPHKLPPASEQVIKDLKGSDYSWSYQTPPSSPSSSSSRKSSMCSLAQPTATSATRLSSVSSHDSGFVSQDATYSKPPSPMPSDITSQKSSSSASSEASETCQSVSECSSPTSEWTKAGPHEQPSGTTLQRRKDRVELLRDAEPGPASGGALGSSGEEAPRARMSPATIAAKHGEEVSPAASDLAMVLTRGLSLEHQKSSRDSLQYSSGYSTQTTTPSCSEDTIPSQGSDYDCYSVNGDADSEGPPEFDKSSTIPRNSNIAQNYRRLIQTKRPASTAGLPTTGLPTATGLPSGAPPGVATIRRTPSTKPTVRRALSSAGPIPIRPPIVPVKTPTVPDSPGYVGPTRAGSEECVFYTDEAASPLAPDLTKASPKRLSLPNTAWGSPSPEGASYPGAGTGLAAEDDDEQQLAANRHSLVEKLGELVAGAHALGEGQFPFPTALSATTTEETPTPPPAATSDPPAEDMLVAIRRGVRLRRTVTNDRSAPRIL; this is encoded by the exons AGCTCCTACCCGATCTGGGAGGACTTCAACTCCAAGGCCACGAAACTACATTCCCAGCTGAG GACCACTGTGCTGGCTGCTGTAGCCTTCCTAGATGCCTTCCAGAAAGTAGCTGATATGGCCACCAACACTCGAG GGGCCACGCGGGACATTGGCTCCGCGCTCACTCGCATGTGCATGCGCCACCGCAGCATCGAGACCAAACTGCGGCAATTCACCAA CGCGCTGCTGGAGAGCCTCATCAACCCACTGCAGGAGCGCATCGAGGACTGGAAGAAGTCTGCCAACCAACTGGACAAGGACCACGCGAAAG AGTACAAACGAGCCAGGCACGAGATCAAGAAGAAATCATCGGACACGCTGAAGCTACAAAAGAAAGCACGCAAAG gGAAAGGAGACCTGCAGCCCCAGCTGGACAGTGCCCTACAGGACGTCAATGATATGTACCTGCTGCTGGAGGAGACGGAGAAGCAGGCAGTGCGCCGGGCCCTGATTGAAGAACGGGGCCGCTTCTGTACCTTCATCACCTTCCTGCAGCCTGTGGTG AACGGCGAGTTGACCATGCTGGGCGAGATCACCCACCTGCAGGGCATCATTGACGATCTGGTGGTGCTGACTGCGGAACCCCACAAGCTGCCTCCCGCCAGTGAACAG GTGATCAAAGACCTGAAGGGCTCAGATTACAGCTGGTCCTACCAGACCCCACCCTCATCACCCAGTAGCTCCAGTTCCCGGAAGTCCAGCATGTGCAG CCTGGCACAGCCAACCGCCACCTCCGCCACCCGCCTCTCCAGCGTCTCATCCCACGACTCTGGCTTCGTCTCCCAAGATGCCACCTACTCCAAGCCCCCCTCGCCCATGCCTTCAGACATCACCAGCCAG AAGTCCTCCAGCTCTGCGTCCTCCGAGGCCTCGGAAACCTGCCAGTCCGTTAGCGAATGCAGCTCCCCGACCTCG GAGTGGACCAAGGCCGGCCCCCACGAGCAGCCCTCAGGCACCACCTTGCAACGGAGGAAAGACCGAGTGGAACTCCTCCGGGACGCGGAGCCAGGCCCTGCCAGTGGAGGGGCACTGGGCTCCAGTGGGGAGGAGGCACCACGAGCCCGGATGTCCCCTGCCACCATTGCAGCCAAG CACGGTGAGGAGGTGTCCCCTGCGGCCAGTGACCTGGCCATGGTGTTGACCCGTGGCCTGAGCCTGGAGCACCAGAAGAGCAGCCGGGACTCTCTGCAGTACTCCAGCGGCTACAGCACACAGACCACCACGCCCTCATGCTCCGAGGACACCATCCCCTCCCAAG GCTCCGACTATGACTGCTACTCCGTGAACGGGGATGCAGACAGCGAGGGCCCCCCTGAGTTTGACAAGTCATCCACCATCCCTCGCAACAGCAACATCGCCCAGAACTACCGCCGCCTGATCCAAACCAAGCGCCCGGCATCCACCGCCGGGCTGCCCACCACAGGGCTACCCACAGCCACAGGCCTGCCCTCGGGCGCACCCCCCGGCGTGGCCACCATCCGCCGCACACCCTCCACCAAGCCCACCGTGCGCCGCGCCCTGTCCAGCGCTGGCCCCATCCCCATCCGGCCACCCATCGTCCCTGTGAAGACGCCCACGGTGCCTGACTCCCCTGGCTATGTGGGGCCCACGCGGGCAGGCAGTGAGGAGTGTGTCTTCTACACAGATGAGGCAGCCTCTCCCCTGGCACCGGACCTCACCAAGGCCTCCCCAAAGAGGCTCAGCCTGCCCAATACAGCCTGGGGCAGCCCATCCCCAGAGGGAGCCAGCTACCCTGGGGCAGGGACCGGGCTGGCAGCTGAGGACGACGACGAGCAGCAGTTGGCTGCCAACAGGCACAGCCTTGTGGAGAAGCTTGGAGAGCTGGTGGCTGGTGCCCATGCCCTGGGTGAGGGCCAGTTCCCCTTCCCCACCGCCCTGTCAGCCACCACCACGGAGGAGACGCCCACCCCACCTCCTGCCGCCACAAGCGATCCCCCAGCTGAAGACATGCTGGTGGCCATCCGTCGCGGGGTCCGGCTCCGCAGGACCGTCACCAACGACAGGTCGGCACCCCGCATCTTGTGA
- the Mtss2 gene encoding protein MTSS 2 isoform X3, producing MATNTRGATRDIGSALTRMCMRHRSIETKLRQFTNALLESLINPLQERIEDWKKSANQLDKDHAKEYKRARHEIKKKSSDTLKLQKKARKGKGDLQPQLDSALQDVNDMYLLLEETEKQAVRRALIEERGRFCTFITFLQPVVNGELTMLGEITHLQGIIDDLVVLTAEPHKLPPASEQVIKDLKGSDYSWSYQTPPSSPSSSSSRKSSMCSAPSSSAKGGGAPWPGGAQTYSPSSTCRYRSLAQPTATSATRLSSVSSHDSGFVSQDATYSKPPSPMPSDITSQKSSSSASSEASETCQSVSECSSPTSEWTKAGPHEQPSGTTLQRRKDRVELLRDAEPGPASGGALGSSGEEAPRARMSPATIAAKHGEEVSPAASDLAMVLTRGLSLEHQKSSRDSLQYSSGYSTQTTTPSCSEDTIPSQGSDYDCYSVNGDADSEGPPEFDKSSTIPRNSNIAQNYRRLIQTKRPASTAGLPTTGLPTATGLPSGAPPGVATIRRTPSTKPTVRRALSSAGPIPIRPPIVPVKTPTVPDSPGYVGPTRAGSEECVFYTDEAASPLAPDLTKASPKRLSLPNTAWGSPSPEGASYPGAGTGLAAEDDDEQQLAANRHSLVEKLGELVAGAHALGEGQFPFPTALSATTTEETPTPPPAATSDPPAEDMLVAIRRGVRLRRTVTNDRSAPRIL from the exons ATGGCCACCAACACTCGAG GGGCCACGCGGGACATTGGCTCCGCGCTCACTCGCATGTGCATGCGCCACCGCAGCATCGAGACCAAACTGCGGCAATTCACCAA CGCGCTGCTGGAGAGCCTCATCAACCCACTGCAGGAGCGCATCGAGGACTGGAAGAAGTCTGCCAACCAACTGGACAAGGACCACGCGAAAG AGTACAAACGAGCCAGGCACGAGATCAAGAAGAAATCATCGGACACGCTGAAGCTACAAAAGAAAGCACGCAAAG gGAAAGGAGACCTGCAGCCCCAGCTGGACAGTGCCCTACAGGACGTCAATGATATGTACCTGCTGCTGGAGGAGACGGAGAAGCAGGCAGTGCGCCGGGCCCTGATTGAAGAACGGGGCCGCTTCTGTACCTTCATCACCTTCCTGCAGCCTGTGGTG AACGGCGAGTTGACCATGCTGGGCGAGATCACCCACCTGCAGGGCATCATTGACGATCTGGTGGTGCTGACTGCGGAACCCCACAAGCTGCCTCCCGCCAGTGAACAG GTGATCAAAGACCTGAAGGGCTCAGATTACAGCTGGTCCTACCAGACCCCACCCTCATCACCCAGTAGCTCCAGTTCCCGGAAGTCCAGCATGTGCAG TGCCCCCAGCAGCAGTGCCAAGGGTGGCGGAGCCCCATGGCCTGGGGGTGCCCAAACATACTCACCCAGTTCCACCTGTCGCTACCGCAGCCTGGCACAGCCAACCGCCACCTCCGCCACCCGCCTCTCCAGCGTCTCATCCCACGACTCTGGCTTCGTCTCCCAAGATGCCACCTACTCCAAGCCCCCCTCGCCCATGCCTTCAGACATCACCAGCCAG AAGTCCTCCAGCTCTGCGTCCTCCGAGGCCTCGGAAACCTGCCAGTCCGTTAGCGAATGCAGCTCCCCGACCTCG GAGTGGACCAAGGCCGGCCCCCACGAGCAGCCCTCAGGCACCACCTTGCAACGGAGGAAAGACCGAGTGGAACTCCTCCGGGACGCGGAGCCAGGCCCTGCCAGTGGAGGGGCACTGGGCTCCAGTGGGGAGGAGGCACCACGAGCCCGGATGTCCCCTGCCACCATTGCAGCCAAG CACGGTGAGGAGGTGTCCCCTGCGGCCAGTGACCTGGCCATGGTGTTGACCCGTGGCCTGAGCCTGGAGCACCAGAAGAGCAGCCGGGACTCTCTGCAGTACTCCAGCGGCTACAGCACACAGACCACCACGCCCTCATGCTCCGAGGACACCATCCCCTCCCAAG GCTCCGACTATGACTGCTACTCCGTGAACGGGGATGCAGACAGCGAGGGCCCCCCTGAGTTTGACAAGTCATCCACCATCCCTCGCAACAGCAACATCGCCCAGAACTACCGCCGCCTGATCCAAACCAAGCGCCCGGCATCCACCGCCGGGCTGCCCACCACAGGGCTACCCACAGCCACAGGCCTGCCCTCGGGCGCACCCCCCGGCGTGGCCACCATCCGCCGCACACCCTCCACCAAGCCCACCGTGCGCCGCGCCCTGTCCAGCGCTGGCCCCATCCCCATCCGGCCACCCATCGTCCCTGTGAAGACGCCCACGGTGCCTGACTCCCCTGGCTATGTGGGGCCCACGCGGGCAGGCAGTGAGGAGTGTGTCTTCTACACAGATGAGGCAGCCTCTCCCCTGGCACCGGACCTCACCAAGGCCTCCCCAAAGAGGCTCAGCCTGCCCAATACAGCCTGGGGCAGCCCATCCCCAGAGGGAGCCAGCTACCCTGGGGCAGGGACCGGGCTGGCAGCTGAGGACGACGACGAGCAGCAGTTGGCTGCCAACAGGCACAGCCTTGTGGAGAAGCTTGGAGAGCTGGTGGCTGGTGCCCATGCCCTGGGTGAGGGCCAGTTCCCCTTCCCCACCGCCCTGTCAGCCACCACCACGGAGGAGACGCCCACCCCACCTCCTGCCGCCACAAGCGATCCCCCAGCTGAAGACATGCTGGTGGCCATCCGTCGCGGGGTCCGGCTCCGCAGGACCGTCACCAACGACAGGTCGGCACCCCGCATCTTGTGA
- the Mtss2 gene encoding protein MTSS 2 isoform X4, producing the protein MCMRHRSIETKLRQFTNALLESLINPLQERIEDWKKSANQLDKDHAKEYKRARHEIKKKSSDTLKLQKKARKGKGDLQPQLDSALQDVNDMYLLLEETEKQAVRRALIEERGRFCTFITFLQPVVNGELTMLGEITHLQGIIDDLVVLTAEPHKLPPASEQVIKDLKGSDYSWSYQTPPSSPSSSSSRKSSMCSAPSSSAKGGGAPWPGGAQTYSPSSTCRYRSLAQPTATSATRLSSVSSHDSGFVSQDATYSKPPSPMPSDITSQKSSSSASSEASETCQSVSECSSPTSEWTKAGPHEQPSGTTLQRRKDRVELLRDAEPGPASGGALGSSGEEAPRARMSPATIAAKHGEEVSPAASDLAMVLTRGLSLEHQKSSRDSLQYSSGYSTQTTTPSCSEDTIPSQGSDYDCYSVNGDADSEGPPEFDKSSTIPRNSNIAQNYRRLIQTKRPASTAGLPTTGLPTATGLPSGAPPGVATIRRTPSTKPTVRRALSSAGPIPIRPPIVPVKTPTVPDSPGYVGPTRAGSEECVFYTDEAASPLAPDLTKASPKRLSLPNTAWGSPSPEGASYPGAGTGLAAEDDDEQQLAANRHSLVEKLGELVAGAHALGEGQFPFPTALSATTTEETPTPPPAATSDPPAEDMLVAIRRGVRLRRTVTNDRSAPRIL; encoded by the exons ATGTGCATGCGCCACCGCAGCATCGAGACCAAACTGCGGCAATTCACCAA CGCGCTGCTGGAGAGCCTCATCAACCCACTGCAGGAGCGCATCGAGGACTGGAAGAAGTCTGCCAACCAACTGGACAAGGACCACGCGAAAG AGTACAAACGAGCCAGGCACGAGATCAAGAAGAAATCATCGGACACGCTGAAGCTACAAAAGAAAGCACGCAAAG gGAAAGGAGACCTGCAGCCCCAGCTGGACAGTGCCCTACAGGACGTCAATGATATGTACCTGCTGCTGGAGGAGACGGAGAAGCAGGCAGTGCGCCGGGCCCTGATTGAAGAACGGGGCCGCTTCTGTACCTTCATCACCTTCCTGCAGCCTGTGGTG AACGGCGAGTTGACCATGCTGGGCGAGATCACCCACCTGCAGGGCATCATTGACGATCTGGTGGTGCTGACTGCGGAACCCCACAAGCTGCCTCCCGCCAGTGAACAG GTGATCAAAGACCTGAAGGGCTCAGATTACAGCTGGTCCTACCAGACCCCACCCTCATCACCCAGTAGCTCCAGTTCCCGGAAGTCCAGCATGTGCAG TGCCCCCAGCAGCAGTGCCAAGGGTGGCGGAGCCCCATGGCCTGGGGGTGCCCAAACATACTCACCCAGTTCCACCTGTCGCTACCGCAGCCTGGCACAGCCAACCGCCACCTCCGCCACCCGCCTCTCCAGCGTCTCATCCCACGACTCTGGCTTCGTCTCCCAAGATGCCACCTACTCCAAGCCCCCCTCGCCCATGCCTTCAGACATCACCAGCCAG AAGTCCTCCAGCTCTGCGTCCTCCGAGGCCTCGGAAACCTGCCAGTCCGTTAGCGAATGCAGCTCCCCGACCTCG GAGTGGACCAAGGCCGGCCCCCACGAGCAGCCCTCAGGCACCACCTTGCAACGGAGGAAAGACCGAGTGGAACTCCTCCGGGACGCGGAGCCAGGCCCTGCCAGTGGAGGGGCACTGGGCTCCAGTGGGGAGGAGGCACCACGAGCCCGGATGTCCCCTGCCACCATTGCAGCCAAG CACGGTGAGGAGGTGTCCCCTGCGGCCAGTGACCTGGCCATGGTGTTGACCCGTGGCCTGAGCCTGGAGCACCAGAAGAGCAGCCGGGACTCTCTGCAGTACTCCAGCGGCTACAGCACACAGACCACCACGCCCTCATGCTCCGAGGACACCATCCCCTCCCAAG GCTCCGACTATGACTGCTACTCCGTGAACGGGGATGCAGACAGCGAGGGCCCCCCTGAGTTTGACAAGTCATCCACCATCCCTCGCAACAGCAACATCGCCCAGAACTACCGCCGCCTGATCCAAACCAAGCGCCCGGCATCCACCGCCGGGCTGCCCACCACAGGGCTACCCACAGCCACAGGCCTGCCCTCGGGCGCACCCCCCGGCGTGGCCACCATCCGCCGCACACCCTCCACCAAGCCCACCGTGCGCCGCGCCCTGTCCAGCGCTGGCCCCATCCCCATCCGGCCACCCATCGTCCCTGTGAAGACGCCCACGGTGCCTGACTCCCCTGGCTATGTGGGGCCCACGCGGGCAGGCAGTGAGGAGTGTGTCTTCTACACAGATGAGGCAGCCTCTCCCCTGGCACCGGACCTCACCAAGGCCTCCCCAAAGAGGCTCAGCCTGCCCAATACAGCCTGGGGCAGCCCATCCCCAGAGGGAGCCAGCTACCCTGGGGCAGGGACCGGGCTGGCAGCTGAGGACGACGACGAGCAGCAGTTGGCTGCCAACAGGCACAGCCTTGTGGAGAAGCTTGGAGAGCTGGTGGCTGGTGCCCATGCCCTGGGTGAGGGCCAGTTCCCCTTCCCCACCGCCCTGTCAGCCACCACCACGGAGGAGACGCCCACCCCACCTCCTGCCGCCACAAGCGATCCCCCAGCTGAAGACATGCTGGTGGCCATCCGTCGCGGGGTCCGGCTCCGCAGGACCGTCACCAACGACAGGTCGGCACCCCGCATCTTGTGA